TAGCTAAATCAATATCAAACGTGAGCTGTGAATCAGGTCGACGTGAGACCAAAAAAAAGCGCGTCGCATCGCGGCCAACTTCATCAATTAAGTCGCGTAAGGTGACATAGCTGCCGGCTCGCTTGGAGATCTTCACCTCCTCACCACCACGCATCACCATTACCATTTGATGCAAAACATATTCGGGCCAGCCACCTGGAATACCTTCATCGAGGGCCTGCAAACCCGCCCTGACGCGCGTCACCGTAGAGTGGTGGTCTGCACCCTGTTCATTAATAACGCGCTTAAATCCGCGCTGCCATTTATTCAAATGGTATGCCACATCGGGCACAAAATAGGTATAGCCGCCATCGGTTTTGCGCATCACACGGTCTTTATCATCACCGTAATCGGTAGACTTAAGCCATAGTGCACCGTCTTTTTCATAGGTCTTATCATTGCTTATTAGCTGCTGCACAACGGCGTCGACTTTACCCTCTTGATACAGCGAAGACTCTAAAAAGTAGACATCAAAATGCACCGCAAACGCCTTCAAATCTAGGTCTTGCTCACGCCGTAAATACGCCACCGCAAAACGGGTGATATCCTCAAGATCATCAATATTGCCTGAGGCCTTGACCGATATATCGCTTGCAACAACGCTTGCCTTGGCCTGATAAGCCTTGGCAATATCAATAATATAGTCTCCACGATAGCCATCTGCTGGCCAACTCGGATCACTGGGGCCCAGACCCTTTAAACGCGCCTGCGTTGACAGTGCTAAATTTTGTATTTGCTGGCCTGCGTCATTGTAATAGAACTCGGCTGTAACATCATAACCGGCAGCGCTTAATAAGCGACATAAGGAATCACCCACGGCTGCACCGCGACCATGTCCAACGTGCAACGGTCCCGTTGGATTGGCTGAAACAAACTCAACCTGAACAGCCTCAGCCTGCCCGATATCACTCACGCCAAAGCGCTCGCCCTGGCTCAAGATTAAGCCAACAACTTGGGTAGCGGCAGCGTTTTGCAGAAAGATGTTGATAAAACCTGGACCAGCAATTTCTGTTTTGGCGACTACATCGTTCGCCGGCAAAGCGGCAACAATTTTTTCTGCCAGATCTCGTGGCGGCATCTTTGCCACTTTTGCCAAGGTTAGGGCAAGATTAGTTGCAAGGTCACCATGCGCCTTGTTTTTTGTACGATCTAACTGAACACGCACTAGCGCATCCTCTGGCAACACGCCCGCTTGCTGTAACTGCGCAACAGAATCACTCAATAGCGCCGCTAATTGCTCTTTCATGAAATCAACCTTGTAAAGAAAGCCGCTA
This Pseudomonadales bacterium DNA region includes the following protein-coding sequences:
- a CDS encoding arginine--tRNA ligase; protein product: MKEQLAALLSDSVAQLQQAGVLPEDALVRVQLDRTKNKAHGDLATNLALTLAKVAKMPPRDLAEKIVAALPANDVVAKTEIAGPGFINIFLQNAAATQVVGLILSQGERFGVSDIGQAEAVQVEFVSANPTGPLHVGHGRGAAVGDSLCRLLSAAGYDVTAEFYYNDAGQQIQNLALSTQARLKGLGPSDPSWPADGYRGDYIIDIAKAYQAKASVVASDISVKASGNIDDLEDITRFAVAYLRREQDLDLKAFAVHFDVYFLESSLYQEGKVDAVVQQLISNDKTYEKDGALWLKSTDYGDDKDRVMRKTDGGYTYFVPDVAYHLNKWQRGFKRVINEQGADHHSTVTRVRAGLQALDEGIPGGWPEYVLHQMVMVMRGGEEVKISKRAGSYVTLRDLIDEVGRDATRFFLVSRRPDSQLTFDIDLAKSQSNENPVYYIQYAHARAASVNAKLQAQGYTFSLAQADLGLLSSDEEKALLKTLAHYPEMLATAAQKLEPHSVATYLKALAADYHSFYNAHKVLLDEEGLRNARAALSMASKQVIANGLAVLGVSAPENM